A portion of the Polaribacter cellanae genome contains these proteins:
- a CDS encoding dihydroorotase has protein sequence MITLLKSAKIIDASSPFHLQTKDILISDGIIKKIADSIPNKKDYQLVEKKNLHVSCGWFDTSVSFGEPGYEERETIKNGLQVAAKSGFTTVAVNANSNPIVDNKSAVEFLINKANGSATKLYPIPSLTQGSKGIEMAELYDMQQSGAIAFGDYKKPIENDNLMKISLLYAQNFDGLVLSFPKNNTIAGAGIAHEGINSTKLGLKGSPALAEHIQIARDLFLLEYTGGKLHIPTISSAKSVELIKDAKKKGLQVTCSVSAHHLVLTDNELHEFDSNFKTNPPLRTSSDTKALQKGVNSGVIDMITSDHNPMDIEHKKVEFSEAKDGVIGLETAFGAVNSVLGLENFIEKITTNPRRIFGLETTSISEGKIADISLFNPDEKYTFTKGNILSTSKNSPFINKKLTGKVYGIFANNQLILNS, from the coding sequence ATGATTACGCTTCTAAAATCGGCTAAAATTATAGATGCTTCTAGCCCATTTCATCTACAAACGAAAGATATTTTAATTAGTGATGGAATTATCAAAAAAATAGCTGATTCCATTCCTAATAAAAAAGACTATCAACTTGTAGAAAAAAAGAATTTACACGTTTCTTGTGGCTGGTTCGATACGAGTGTTTCTTTTGGAGAACCAGGTTACGAAGAAAGAGAAACCATTAAAAATGGGTTGCAAGTTGCCGCAAAAAGTGGTTTTACTACAGTTGCTGTAAATGCAAATTCGAACCCAATTGTAGATAACAAATCTGCTGTTGAATTTTTAATAAACAAAGCAAACGGATCTGCCACAAAACTATATCCAATTCCTTCTTTAACACAAGGAAGTAAAGGAATTGAAATGGCAGAGTTGTATGATATGCAACAATCTGGAGCTATTGCTTTCGGAGATTACAAAAAACCTATTGAGAACGATAACTTAATGAAAATATCATTATTATACGCCCAAAATTTTGATGGTTTGGTACTTAGTTTCCCAAAAAATAATACCATTGCTGGTGCAGGAATCGCACACGAAGGTATTAATAGTACTAAATTAGGTTTAAAAGGAAGTCCTGCTTTGGCAGAACACATTCAAATTGCGAGAGATTTATTTTTATTAGAATATACTGGAGGAAAATTACACATTCCTACAATTTCTTCAGCAAAGTCAGTAGAATTAATCAAGGACGCAAAAAAGAAAGGTTTGCAGGTTACTTGTAGTGTTTCTGCACATCATTTGGTTTTAACTGATAATGAATTGCATGAATTTGATAGTAATTTTAAAACAAACCCACCTTTAAGAACAAGTTCAGATACAAAAGCTTTACAAAAAGGCGTGAATTCTGGTGTAATTGACATGATTACTTCCGACCACAATCCTATGGATATCGAACATAAAAAAGTGGAATTTAGCGAAGCAAAAGATGGTGTTATTGGTCTAGAAACTGCTTTTGGCGCTGTAAATTCAGTGTTAGGGTTGGAAAATTTCATTGAAAAAATCACTACAAATCCAAGAAGAATTTTTGGATTAGAAACCACTTCCATCTCCGAAGGTAAAATAGCAGATATTTCTCTTTTTAATCCAGATGAAAAATACACGTTCACAAAAGGAAATATTTTATCAACCTCAAAAAACAGTCCTTTTATCAATAAAAAACTGACTGGAAAAGTGTACGGAATTTTCGCAAATAATCAATTGATTTTAAATTCTTAA
- a CDS encoding peptidylprolyl isomerase, translating into MNNGIYAKFTTAKGDILVQLEHEKTPGTVGNFVALAEGNLENSVKDQGTPYYNGLKFHRVIPDFMIQGGCPLGTGTGNPGYKFDDEFHPDLKHDAPGKLAMANSGPATNGSQFYITHVPTPWLDGKHTVFGSVIEGQDVVDAVAQGDELSAVEIIRVGADAEAFNAVEAFRTFEGAREKREAEAKAKQKELLDSVAAGYDETKSGLRYQILQKGDGKQATKGAGVSVHYKGQLLDGTVFDSSYKRKQPIDFNVGVGQVISGWDEGIQLLQVGDKARFVIPSHLAYGSAGAGGVIPPDATLIFDVELMDVK; encoded by the coding sequence ATGAATAACGGAATATACGCAAAATTCACAACAGCAAAAGGTGATATTTTAGTACAATTGGAACACGAAAAAACGCCTGGAACAGTTGGTAACTTTGTTGCTTTGGCAGAAGGAAATTTAGAAAACTCAGTAAAAGATCAGGGAACTCCTTATTATAATGGATTAAAATTCCATAGAGTAATTCCAGATTTTATGATTCAAGGTGGTTGCCCATTAGGAACAGGAACTGGAAACCCAGGTTATAAGTTCGACGATGAGTTTCATCCTGATTTAAAACACGATGCTCCAGGGAAATTAGCCATGGCAAATTCTGGACCTGCAACCAATGGTTCTCAATTTTACATCACCCACGTTCCTACTCCATGGTTAGATGGTAAACACACTGTTTTTGGTTCTGTAATTGAAGGACAAGATGTTGTAGACGCAGTTGCACAAGGAGATGAATTATCTGCCGTAGAAATTATTAGAGTTGGTGCAGATGCAGAAGCTTTTAATGCAGTTGAAGCATTTAGAACTTTCGAAGGCGCAAGAGAAAAAAGAGAGGCAGAAGCAAAAGCAAAACAAAAGGAATTATTAGATTCTGTTGCTGCTGGTTATGATGAAACTAAAAGCGGATTGCGTTATCAAATTTTGCAGAAAGGAGATGGAAAACAAGCCACAAAAGGCGCTGGTGTTTCTGTACATTATAAAGGACAATTATTAGACGGAACAGTTTTCGATTCTTCTTACAAAAGAAAACAACCAATCGATTTTAACGTTGGTGTTGGTCAGGTAATTTCTGGTTGGGACGAAGGTATTCAGTTATTACAAGTGGGTGACAAAGCTCGTTTTGTAATTCCTTCTCATTTGGCTTATGGTTCTGCAGGTGCTGGAGGTGTAATTCCACCAGATGCAACACTTATTTTTGATGTTGAATTGATGGACGTAAAGTAA
- a CDS encoding peptide chain release factor 3: MSFLKEIARRRTFGIISHPDAGKTTLTEKLLLFGGAIQEAGAVKNNKIKKGATSDFMEIERQRGISVATSVLAFIYKDKKINILDTPGHKDFAEDTFRTLTAVDSVIVVIDVAKGVEPQTEKLVEVCRMRSIPMLVFINKLDREGKDAFDLLDEVEQKLGLRVTPMSFPIGMGYDFKGIYNIWEKKLNLFAGDKKQTVSEGVEFDDLSNPELDKAVGKKAADTLREELELIDEVYPPFNQEEYLKGELQPVFFGSALNNFGVKELLDAFIEIAPSPQPKKAEERLVDSKEKKMTGFVFKIHANMDPKHRDRLAFIKVVSGTFKRNSPYLHVRNGKKVKFSSPNAFFAEKKEIVDESFPGDIVGIHDTGNFKIGDTLTEGEALNFRGIPSFSPEHFRYVNNADPMKSKQLYKGLDQLMDEGVAQLFILEMNGRRIVGTVGALQFEVIQYRLEHEYGAKCTYENLSVHKACWVEPTDPKNEEFKDFKRVKQRYLAKDKEGQLVFLADSAFTMQMTQSKYPSVKLHTTSEFKK; encoded by the coding sequence ATGAGTTTTTTAAAAGAAATAGCACGTAGAAGAACATTTGGTATCATTTCGCACCCAGATGCAGGAAAAACTACACTAACAGAAAAATTATTACTTTTTGGTGGTGCCATACAAGAAGCTGGAGCTGTAAAAAACAACAAAATAAAAAAAGGAGCCACTTCCGATTTTATGGAAATTGAGCGTCAGCGTGGTATTTCTGTAGCAACTTCTGTTTTAGCTTTTATTTACAAAGACAAGAAAATAAACATTTTAGATACTCCTGGGCACAAAGATTTTGCAGAAGATACTTTTAGAACCTTAACAGCTGTAGATAGCGTTATTGTAGTGATTGATGTTGCAAAAGGTGTGGAACCACAAACAGAAAAATTGGTAGAAGTATGCAGAATGCGAAGCATACCTATGTTGGTTTTTATCAATAAATTAGATAGAGAAGGTAAAGATGCTTTCGATTTATTAGATGAAGTGGAGCAAAAATTAGGCTTGCGAGTAACTCCAATGAGTTTCCCAATTGGAATGGGGTACGATTTTAAAGGAATCTATAATATTTGGGAAAAAAAATTAAACTTATTTGCTGGAGATAAAAAGCAAACGGTTTCTGAAGGTGTTGAATTCGACGATCTTTCGAACCCAGAATTAGACAAAGCCGTTGGTAAAAAAGCAGCAGATACTTTGCGCGAAGAATTGGAATTGATAGATGAAGTATATCCACCTTTCAATCAAGAGGAATATTTAAAAGGAGAACTACAGCCTGTATTTTTTGGATCTGCATTAAATAATTTTGGAGTTAAAGAATTGTTAGATGCATTTATAGAAATAGCTCCTTCGCCACAACCAAAAAAGGCAGAAGAGCGTTTGGTAGATTCAAAAGAGAAAAAAATGACTGGTTTTGTGTTTAAAATCCATGCAAATATGGATCCTAAACACAGAGACAGGTTAGCATTTATAAAAGTAGTTTCTGGCACCTTTAAAAGAAATTCGCCTTATTTACACGTTCGAAATGGCAAGAAAGTAAAATTTTCGAGCCCGAATGCGTTTTTCGCCGAGAAAAAAGAAATTGTAGACGAATCTTTCCCTGGAGATATTGTGGGAATACATGATACAGGAAACTTTAAAATTGGAGATACATTAACCGAAGGCGAAGCATTAAACTTTAGGGGAATTCCAAGTTTTTCTCCAGAACATTTTCGTTACGTTAACAATGCAGATCCAATGAAATCTAAGCAATTGTACAAAGGTTTAGACCAATTAATGGACGAAGGTGTTGCACAATTATTCATTTTAGAAATGAATGGACGAAGAATCGTTGGTACAGTTGGTGCACTTCAATTTGAAGTAATTCAATATCGATTAGAACACGAATATGGTGCAAAATGTACCTACGAAAATTTAAGTGTACATAAGGCTTGTTGGGTAGAACCTACAGATCCAAAAAACGAAGAATTTAAAGATTTTAAGCGAGTAAAACAACGTTATTTAGCCAAGGATAAAGAAGGGCAGTTAGTCTTTTTAGCAGATTCTGCTTTTACAATGCAAATGACGCAAAGTAAATATCCAAGCGTAAAATTGCATACTACAAGTGAATTTAAAAAATAA
- a CDS encoding BatA domain-containing protein yields MQFKNPEVLYFFALLIIPILVHLFQLQKFVKIPFTNVAFLQKIQQQTRKSSRIKKWLILASRLLLFSAILLAFSQPYFSDKNIDKKQHTFIYLDNSLSTNTKGEKGNLLKIAAQEIIKSSNEKGIYSLQTNTNFYKDISKNELKNILLKVENTSKKLDLSTVFLKIDQQNKNKTNTLYKSILISDFQDTYESKFTNVTPSFSAIKLESSQKSNLSIDSVFVSNANTTNFIINAVIKNQGEAKNNTPIAIFNNENLVSKQSFSIGKDTSKTIQFTIQNQDTFLGKIQITFSDTFKFDNTYFFSINKRKKASVLAIGNKADFLSKIYTEDEFNFTNSTIQNVNYNAIPKQQLIILNSLENIPEILAQSLFDFSKNGGSLVIIPNEKSEVNSYNSFFNKLQIGKFQNKIIDTLKITSINYNHPLFKNVFSKKVNNFQYPSVYSLYPISSKNSNTIISFENNTPFINELKNNIYYVSSSLAKTNSNFLNSPLIVPVFYNFGQLSFQFPQLSYRVDAENKIGIETQLGKDEILTIANNKNSFIPLQQTFQNNIVITTKEQPLEAGIYKILKQKDTLQNVAFNFPKEESSLQYLDLNTLAQNNKNIEISSSIPATFNALNKKNEVQWLWKWFLALAIVSLLLEILILKFYKP; encoded by the coding sequence ATGCAATTTAAAAACCCTGAAGTTTTATATTTTTTTGCACTACTAATTATACCAATTTTAGTGCATCTTTTTCAATTACAAAAGTTTGTAAAAATACCTTTTACGAATGTTGCTTTTTTGCAAAAAATACAACAACAAACACGTAAGAGTTCTCGTATAAAAAAATGGTTGATTTTAGCATCTCGACTGTTATTATTTTCTGCGATACTTTTAGCTTTTTCTCAACCTTATTTTAGTGATAAAAATATCGACAAAAAGCAACATACATTTATTTATTTAGACAATTCTTTAAGTACAAATACGAAAGGAGAAAAAGGAAATTTATTGAAAATTGCTGCACAAGAAATTATAAAAAGTTCTAACGAAAAAGGTATATATTCGCTGCAGACAAATACCAACTTTTATAAAGATATTTCTAAAAATGAATTGAAAAACATACTACTAAAAGTAGAAAACACTTCAAAAAAATTAGATTTATCGACAGTTTTTCTAAAAATAGACCAACAAAACAAAAATAAAACAAATACTTTATATAAAAGTATTTTAATTTCTGATTTTCAAGACACTTACGAAAGTAAGTTTACAAATGTAACACCCTCTTTTTCTGCTATTAAATTAGAATCTTCACAAAAAAGTAATCTTTCTATCGATAGTGTTTTTGTTAGCAATGCAAACACAACCAACTTTATCATAAATGCAGTTATAAAAAATCAAGGAGAAGCAAAAAACAACACTCCTATTGCTATTTTTAACAACGAAAATTTAGTAAGCAAGCAATCTTTTAGTATAGGTAAAGATACTTCGAAAACGATTCAATTTACAATCCAAAATCAGGATACATTTTTAGGAAAAATACAAATAACTTTTAGCGATACTTTTAAATTTGATAACACTTATTTTTTCAGTATTAATAAACGTAAAAAAGCGAGTGTTTTGGCGATTGGAAATAAGGCAGATTTCTTGTCTAAAATTTATACGGAAGACGAATTTAATTTCACGAATTCTACTATCCAAAATGTAAATTATAACGCCATTCCAAAACAGCAATTAATCATCTTAAATAGTTTAGAAAATATTCCAGAAATTTTAGCACAAAGTCTATTCGATTTTTCTAAAAACGGAGGAAGCTTGGTAATTATTCCGAATGAAAAATCGGAGGTAAATTCTTACAATTCATTTTTCAACAAACTGCAAATTGGCAAGTTTCAAAATAAAATAATCGATACTCTAAAAATTACTTCCATCAATTATAATCATCCTTTGTTTAAGAATGTTTTTTCCAAAAAGGTAAATAATTTTCAATATCCATCAGTTTATAGCCTCTACCCTATTTCTTCAAAAAATAGCAATACAATTATTTCGTTTGAAAATAACACGCCTTTTATCAATGAATTAAAAAATAACATTTATTATGTTTCTAGTTCTCTGGCAAAAACGAATAGTAACTTTTTAAATTCGCCTTTAATTGTGCCTGTTTTTTACAATTTCGGACAATTAAGTTTTCAATTTCCACAATTATCTTACAGAGTTGATGCAGAAAATAAAATAGGCATTGAAACTCAATTAGGAAAGGACGAAATTTTAACGATTGCAAACAATAAAAACTCCTTTATTCCTTTGCAACAAACTTTTCAGAATAACATAGTAATAACAACGAAAGAGCAACCTTTAGAAGCTGGAATTTATAAAATTTTAAAACAAAAAGACACCTTACAAAACGTTGCTTTTAATTTCCCTAAAGAAGAAAGTTCCTTACAATATTTAGACTTAAATACACTTGCCCAAAATAACAAAAACATAGAGATTTCCTCCTCAATTCCAGCAACTTTTAATGCTTTAAACAAAAAAAATGAAGTTCAATGGCTTTGGAAATGGTTTTTAGCGTTGGCAATTGTATCTTTGTTATTAGAAATTTTGATTTTAAAATTCTATAAACCATGA
- a CDS encoding TIGR02757 family protein — MKKLELKEFLDEKVMLYNNPKFIESDPIQIPHRFSLKEDIEIAGFLTAIISWGNRTMIIKNASKMMELLDNSPYDFIINHQKKDLEGINNFVHRTFNYIDFQQFVKSLKYIYSNYGGLEEALSIKDNSNTYQTAIHQFKQHFFKVEHQQRTQKHISDPLKNSAAKRINMFLRWMVRNDKAGVDFGIWETHKSANLSCPLDVHSGNVARKLKLLPRKQNDWKAVAVLDKNLRKLDVNDPVKYDFALFGLGVFEKF; from the coding sequence ATGAAAAAATTGGAATTGAAAGAATTTTTAGACGAAAAGGTTATGCTATACAACAATCCTAAGTTTATAGAGTCAGACCCTATTCAAATTCCACATCGTTTTTCTTTAAAAGAAGACATTGAAATTGCTGGTTTTTTAACCGCAATTATTTCATGGGGAAACAGAACCATGATTATTAAAAATGCTTCGAAAATGATGGAATTATTAGACAATTCTCCTTATGATTTTATCATCAACCATCAAAAAAAAGATTTAGAAGGTATCAATAACTTTGTCCATAGAACTTTTAATTATATAGATTTTCAACAATTTGTAAAATCATTAAAATACATTTATTCAAATTATGGTGGTTTAGAAGAAGCACTTTCTATAAAAGATAATTCGAATACGTACCAAACTGCAATCCATCAATTTAAACAACATTTTTTTAAGGTTGAACACCAGCAAAGAACTCAAAAACACATTTCGGATCCTTTAAAAAATTCTGCAGCAAAACGTATAAATATGTTTTTACGATGGATGGTTAGAAATGATAAAGCTGGCGTAGATTTCGGAATTTGGGAAACACACAAATCTGCAAATTTATCATGCCCTTTAGACGTACATTCTGGAAACGTAGCTCGAAAATTAAAACTACTTCCAAGAAAACAAAACGATTGGAAAGCTGTTGCTGTATTAGACAAAAACTTAAGAAAATTAGATGTAAACGACCCTGTAAAATACGATTTTGCTCTTTTTGGCTTGGGCGTTTTCGAAAAATTTTAA